The sequence TCTTGTGGATTTATGGATGTTTGTCGTCTTGGgatgaataatttatttatattattagtcTATTAtaagtttaaaaaatatatttatatttttgcaTTATCTTAAATGAAACATATGTTTTGACTTCACTAAAATTAAATGGTgaagttaaataaataatttacttCACCATAAATCCGTAGGAACGAAGTCGTTCGAAGTATCTACTTCATCATTCAATGTAAAGGATGCAGTCACATGTCTTCTATTACTTCGTCAATTAGTAAAATTATCAAAGTAAAAGACTTTCTTCTACTTCGTCAAATAGTGTCATTGCCGAAGTACAAACATTTCTTTTACTTCGGTAATTTCATTAATTGACGAAGTACAaacatatcttttacttcgataatttataaaattaacgaagtaaaagactttcttttacttcgttaattaatgaaattatcgaagtaaaagatatatttttacttcggcatcggCTCAATCCTGAACCGGTTTTGGCTCCATAAACCGACCAAAGATTTCGGTAATTTCAGGGCTACGACTTCGGTTAAAACGCAAATTAAAACAGTACCCTaattacttcacgtgacactacttcggtaattatctacctacgacttcagttaataaccgaagtctttTGCGACTTTTCTACTAGTGACTAGACTTGAATAATGCAGGTGAACCTACAATTGATCTAGAGTATATTGcccgactggtggtgaagacGTATGAGCCTCCCTGCAGCCGGCTAGCCCGTGACCTATGCTCAAGTTTATGTTTTGAGTGGATTTGAATATTAATACATTTTTCGcacaatttttaatatttatttatgaatttatgaattttatgtGGAGGATTTTAAGGGGTTTTGATTTGAATGTTTtatgcatgaatttatttttattttaaaaatatttaatggcATGCaatattatgaaaatttttaagtagaatattttaatgaaaaattatTCTGGAGTATAAACATATTTATGTATAATTATTCTTTTTACACGTTACaggtaaaaaaataataaaaaaataaaaattcagtaGTAATAGTAGTagtcgtttcagacagagaggTGGAAGAAATGAGGCGGCGAGCTAAGGATATGGCGGCGGAGGGTAGGAGGGCGGTGGAGGAAGGGGTTCCTCATTTAGTGATGTTGATGCTTTGATTGATCAATATTGATGACATTTTCAACTCTTCTTCCCGgtaaattaaaatcatattgTAAATTAAAGTttgataaaattattattttaatcgaAAAAAATACAATACAATTTTTATTAACAGAGACTCACTTGTATTGTGTAATTTAATATAAACTTTATAAATGTTATATAAAAAATAGATTGCAGCGGTTACATTTCTTTCAACATTTCTGTGTTAGGCTTTCAAAGTGGCTCAAGATTGAACTGTCACGATTGAGTTTATGGtgcattttaaaataatatttattttttttttatatgattgaatatatataacatgttgaatttttttaaaaaaagatggaCCTCCCAATATACTAGAGGTAGAATAGGGTCGAGACCTGTCCTATAACTCTCCTATCCAACCTCCGTTTCGAAAAGAATCGAGAAAATTTTTATCTCCCGATCCCATACCCGACACATGTCGTGACCCGAATATTCGGGATTCCGTCGGGTAGGGAGagaaaatccaattttttttttcaaattcaagATTTCgttccaaaaacaaaaaaatgtgaTTATTTTATAAGAAAAATGCTATTTgtttctaaataaaaataaatattcaacttaaaatatataatattaaaatattacgGATATATTTCGGATAATGCTTCAAGTTTTTGGTAAGAAAAAGAAGTGCATcagataattattaataaaatattcggaTACAATtagtaaataaattttgttaaatatatAGTCAAATTGATCTCTTGTTCTGCATTTattctaattagataattataagtatgaattaattaaattattaatttattttttttaaaaaaatatacaataattaataaaatgtcATTTCGTGATTTCACGATTTGATCgttccaacaataaaaattatgtaaattatatccacaattaattgttatatgggttgaaacataataatatttagctccatatattaataaaaaatttaataaaatgtattattatattatttcgggacgGGTCGGGATAAGATTTTTTTCCTGATCCCTCTCCCGATATTAATCTGGACGGAAAAAATCTCGAAAGTTCGGGTTGAGAAAATGTCGGGTAGAGATTTTTTCGGGACAAAAATAGGATGAGATTCAAGAAGGGTCGGGATTTCGGGAATTTTCGCCACCCCTACCCAATACAAATATATTTCTTTTCTTTGACCTAAGAATAAAGGAATACCTCACAAAGTTAAAGTCCAATCCTAAAAGTATAATAATGTTTTCATAATGGCTAATGTTTGAAAGTGTcattcatataatatatatatatatatatatatatatatatatatatattattttttaaatctaaaTTTCAATCTCAATCAGCCACATTAAACGCTCCATAGTTCATCCCTCCCTCCCATAGTcccatttattaaatttatatgtGTTTTCACTAGAGCGGATTCAAAATTCCCACCCGAACGAACCATATCAAACCACACtacactatttttattaaaaaaataaccgTATGTCCGTAACTATAAAAAAATGAAACCACATCCTTGTGTAGTTGTTTTGACCTAAGGTTATTAACTatgaatattcaaaatatttcttATTTCTAATTTGTGCCGCCGCCAATAGACGGATTCACTTTCGGCCATATTGGGCCGTAGCCCAGCCCGTGATTTTCTTTTTGCTATAGTTGACTTAAACCCAGCCCAACTGTTAATTGGTAAGCATATCATTGAGATTTAAGGAAGCATACATGCTGCccatttataattataataaatccattattattattattattattattattattattattattatcatcttttttctttttgtcaTGGACTCATGGTGTCCTCGTGACCCTGAAATCTGAATTTATAGTACCGAGTATTaactcaaaaaaaattattactctTTTTATTAGTGGATAAAGTGTCTTGGCTATATATTTGATATCCTGGTGAGATAACCCGGGTGGTAAGGAAGCACGGAAAGATACTCGGGTGGTAAAGTAGCCCGGGAGGATACCCGAATCTCAAGGACCCAGGGAGGCTTAGGGATCCCGGGAAATCAAGAGGAGCCCGGGTAAAAGTATGAGAGCCAAACATCTAAGAACAAGCTTTCGAAAGGtaaggaaaagaagaaaagcTGGTGGGACCCGAGCTTTCTATTTTCAGGGCCAGGAAGCGACCACGTCTATTGGATTATCTCAGACTCTTATCACAGACCAAATCATTACTAATCATGTTTCAAGCGGTATGAGTTTTTTCCTGAGATTACGGGGTGTCTAAATCACATGTGGTAACCATCCCATCACATTAAATGCTGTCAGTTATTCCATACCCAATAATCATTAGTGACCCGGGTTGACTAGTATAAATACCAGGCTCCTATGCCTGACCAAGGTATCTAATTTATCATTTATCACTATTATTTTCGCATATACTCACTTTCTTAATTTTCTAAGCCCACTCCACACATCTTAACatgacttaagcatcggagtggcgaGGTCGAAAATCCCTCCGGCTACCCACTTAGGAGTTTCCTTGTTTTTTGGCGTGTAGGCTTTATCTCCAGGAAGATGAGGAACTCGCCTGCTATCTTGCCCGGGACTTTACCCACCCCTGGGAACACTTTTTATGATAAACAcatcattggcgccgtctgtgggaaagtgAGTTCAAAGCGTAGATATGACCATCATTGATGATCCAGAAGGCTCTCATCGGGCAATTACCACAATCTAGGAGCAAATGAACGCTATGGTAGACGCTGTCGTACAAAGAATCTTGGCCATATAACAGGAAGAGGGAAAGGATGGCCAAGGAAAAGAGAACGAAAAAGTGCTAGAAGGAGAAAGAGAATAGGATCCAAGGCCCAAAAGAGAGAAGAACAAAGAAAGCATACATCTAGAAGAGGAGGGGAACTCACATGCTAGGTCTGCAAATATCACTATGGCAGGAGAAGTGGAGATGTTGAAACAAAAGATACAAAAGCTGGAAAACACGGACCCGCGAGAATCTTCGCAGGTCAAAAGTTTGGGCTGCCCTTTCTCCCTGGAAATCGTCAAGGAGCCATTACCGGTCCATTTCAAATCTGCCAAAATCAAGGAGTACGATGGCAGCACCGATCCAGAGGAGCATGTGACCCGATTTGAAAATGTGGCCATGTTACATTGTTATGGTGATCAAATCAAGTGCAAGGTATTTTTTGACCACTTTGGTGGACTCCGCTCAAAGGTGGTTCGAGAACTTGGAAGAGGGTAATGTTAAAACTTTCAAAGAATTCGGGAAGTCTTCTTACAACACTTCAGCAGTAGCAAGCGGTATAAAAAAACTATTCTCAGCCTTTTTGAGGTAAAGCAGCTGGGCAAGGAATCTTCGAGagcttatattaaaaaattcaaCAAGATAGCCCTGGAAGTACCTGCGTGTGCTCCGGAAACCAAAATCACTGCTTTCATACAAGGACTCAGAGAAGGAGAATTATTCTGGTCTTTAGTCAAGAGGGCTCCCCGATACTTTGAGGACCTCTTGGATCGAGCCGAGAAGTATATCAATATGGAGGAAGCCCAACGACATAAGAGGGGGAAAGACAGGAAGGAGGGACACAGGGAGAAGGGAAGCCAAAGTAGTCAAGGGAGAAGAATGCAGGATCAACCGGGGAGGCTTGCCACTTACGCTCCTCACAGGATAACCCGGTATCAAGGGGTTCATCTGTGTGAGGAAAATGCCCAACCAGTACCTCCGAAAAGATCGGGGAAATATTGCTCGGTACATCGAGTAAACACCCACGACACCAGTGAGTGCCGGAGGCTCATAATAGAACCAGAGCGGCCTGTACCAGAGGAAACGAGGCATGTGGAGAAAAAGAATCGGGGCCCCCTGGGTACCAAGGCCTATCACCTCACGGCTCCATAAGCCCGACCCCCCAAAGGCCCGGGAAGTGACGCCTCGAAGACCAGACAAAGAACCCCGAGAAGGATCTTCCAAAGGGGTGATTAACATGATTTCGGGGGATCCACGAATGGGGATTCTAACAGAGCTCGAAAATCTTGGAGTAAAAGAGAAATTCTGGGGGTAGAGACCCGGAGGCTAGATCCCTGTCCTATCATTACATTTGGGCCTGGGGATTTATAAGGAGTATGTTTTCCTCACAACGACGCTTTACTCATTCGGGCTTGAGTCGCTAACTATGATGTAAGAAGGGTGTTTGTAGATTCTGGGAGTTCTGTGAATGTCATCTTCTAGGAGGCATTCGAGCAGATGGACTTGCAGGGGTGTGAGATCAATCCTGTAAAAACATCTTTGTATGGGTTCGCAGGACATACCGTTCGGCCTAGAGGGGAAGTGTGGTTACCAATCACCTTAGGATCGGGTGACATAAAGAAGACCGTCATGGCTCTCTTCACCGTGTTGGAAGCCCCATCTTCCTACAATATTATCTTAGGGAGACCGCCCCTAAATGCCTTTATGGTTGTTGCCTCTACATATCACCAGAAGATCAAATTCCCAATGGGCAATCAATTTGGCAAAGTAAAATGAGATCAGCATTCTTCCCAGCGATGTTATGCGGATACCGTCCGAGTGGATAATAAGAAGACCCGGGGAAAGGAGGGAAGAAACGGCTCTAGGCGGGAGGAGGTATGCGCAGTGGGAGAGATAAAAGAGGAGTATGAGGAGGTGGAGTTAATTCCCGGACAGCCGGGGATGATTGCCAGGATTGCTCGGGGCTTGGAGTCTGCTTTGGCTGAGCAGTTAAAAGCTTGTCTAGCCCAGAACATGGATGTGTTTTCCTGGTCTACCAAAGAGCTGGCCGGAATCCCGGTTCACTTGGCTGAGCATAAGCTAAATATCCTCCCGAGATCTCGACCTAttaagcaaaagaaaagacacTTCGGGACAGAGAAGGATAAGGTCATTGCCGATCAAGTCCGGGAGCTGCTAGAAGCAGGGCACGTCAAAGAGGTACAATTTTCTACTTGGTTATCTAATGTGGTGTTGGTACCCAAAAGTACAGGAAAGTGGAGAATGTGTATTGACTTCCGAGACTTGAACAAGGCCTGCCCCAAGGACTGCTATCTTCTGCCCCGGATTGATCAATTGGTGGATTTTACTTCTGGGTTCGAACTGCTCTGGTTTATGGATTCTTATCAGGGATGTCATCAGATCCCTTTAGCTCGGGAGGATCAAGATAAGGTCAGTTTTGTTACATCTGGAGGGacgttttgttatgtggttatGCCTTTGGGTTAAAAAATGCAGGAGCCACATATCAAAGGATGATGGAAAAAGTTTTCCAAAGCCAATTGGGCAAGAATGTAGAGGTATACGTGGACGATATTTTGGTAAGTCCCAGACCCGGGACAATTTTATCTTTGACTTGGAAGAAACTTTTGGTACCTTGCGAAGGTATGGGGTGAAGCTTAACCCAGCTAAATGTGTGTTCGGGGTAGAGTGGGATGTTTTTGGGATTTGTAGTAACCGAGAGAGGAATAGAGGTGAAGCCGGAGAAAGTAAAGATCTTAAGAGAGATTTCATCACCCTCATCCGTCAGGGAGGTGCAGCGGTTGACCGGTAGAATCACCGCCTTGTCTTGTTTCATTGCTCGGTCTGCCCATCGAAGTCATCCCTTCTTTCAGGTGTTGAGGAGGGCTCAAAGGTTCGGACGGAGTGAAGATTGTGAACTAGCTTTCcaggagttgaaggagcatctgGAAAATCTGCCCACTCTGGTTCAACCCGAGCCCTGAGAGAGGTTATGGGTCTATATTTCCACAACGGAATATGTCGTGAGCACGGTGTTGATAAAGGAAGAAGGAGGGGGATCAAAAACCAGTTTATTATGTGAGTCACGCTCTGAAGGGGCCAGAGATCCGATACAGTGAAATGGAGAAAATGGCCCTGGCCCTCATCCTTACAGCTCGGAAGCTCAGACCTTACTTCCTATCTCACTCGGTCACGGTCTTAACCAATAGCCCTTTGAGCCAGGTGATGAATCATCCGGATGCTTGGGGCCGATTGGTCAAGTGGGCGGTGGAGTTGGGAGAATACGACGTAGAATACAGGCCTCGGGCAGCTATCAAGGCGCAAGATTTATCAGACTTCTTGACTGAGGTTATCACCTTCGGCCAAGAGAAGGTGTAAAGAATTTTTGTAGATGAAGCCAACAGTTTGGAGGGAAGCGGGGTAGGCGTGGTCCTAATTTCTCCTACCGAGGAGAAAACTAAGGTGGCAGTAAGGCTACCACATTCTAAGTCCAACAATGAAGCAGAGTATGAGGCAGTAATCACATGTTTAAAATTGGCCCGGGAGGCGGGAGCCGGGCATGTGATTGTGTATTATGATTCCCAGTTGGTAGTGCAGCAAGTCCAGGGAACCTTTGGCATCAGGGAGAGGATATTGCAGGAGTATGCGAGGCTTGTCAGGCAACAAGGAGAGGAATTTTCTAGCTGGAGCATAGAGCAAATCCCCCGGGAGCATAATTCTGAGGCGGACACCCTAGCCAAAATGGCAGCATCTCTGACTAGTATTGATATCCGGGAGGTGATACAACAGTCGGGATTGGTGATGGCCATAGGAGAAGAAGCAGAAGAAGCCTGGGAAGGATCCTGGATGACTCCCCTCATCGGTTTCTTGCAAACAGGGATCCTTCCTGAAGAAGAAGTACAGGCCCGGAAGCTCAAAAGATAGGTAACTCGATTTACCCTGATTAATGGAAAATTATATCGACGACCTTTTCAGGGCCCATTATTGAGATGCCTATCCAAGGAGGAAGTGGGTTATGTACTTTAGGAAGTACATGAGGGATGCTGTGGAGATCACGGAGGGGATCTGAGCTTATCCCGGCATACTTTTTTGGCAGGATACTGGTGGCCTACTCTACAGCAGGATGCCCGGGAGACGGTCAGAACGTGTGAAGGATGTCAAAGGTTTGGGAACTTTTCTCACAAACCAGCGGCAGAGTTTCAGGTGGTGTGGGCGTCTTGCCCTTTTGATCATTGGGGTCTAGACATCGTAGGGCCTTTCTCTATGGGTCCCGAGCAAAAGAATTTCTTGCTGGTTGCAGTGGATTATTTTTCTAAATGGGTGGAAGCTGAGTCTTTAGCAAAAATCACTGAAGGAGCTGTGTTGGGGTTTATCCGAAAAAACATTG comes from Henckelia pumila isolate YLH828 chromosome 4, ASM3356847v2, whole genome shotgun sequence and encodes:
- the LOC140861171 gene encoding uncharacterized protein codes for the protein MIARIARGLESALAEQLKACLAQNMDVFSWSTKELAGIPVHLAEHKLNILPRSRPIKQKKRHFGTEKDKVIADQVRELLEAGHVKEVQFSTWLSNVVLVPKSTGKWRMCIDFRDLNKACPKDCYLLPRIDQLVDFTSGFELLWSHISKDDGKSFPKPIGQECRGIRGRYFGKSQTRDNFIFDLEETFGTLRRYGVKLNPAKCVFGVEWDVFGICSNRERNRGEAGESKDLKRDFITLIRQGDEANSLEGSGVGVVLISPTEEKTKVAVRLPHSKSNNEAEYEAVITCLKLAREAGAGHVIVYYDSQLVVQQVQGTFGIRERILQEYARLVRQQGEEFSSWSIEQIPREHNSEADTLAKMAASLTSIDIREVIQQSGLVMAIGEEAEEAWEGSWMTPLIGFLQTGILPEEEEVHEGCCGDHGGDLSLSRHTFLAGYWWPTLQQDARETVRTCEGCQRFGNFSHKPAAEFQVVWASCPFDHWGLDIVGPFSMGPEQKNFLLVAVDYFSKWVEAESLAKITEGAVLGFIRKNIVCRFGYPGSSSQKMEGSFRGGE